CGATGACGGGAACGCCTGTAGAGAACCGATTGAGCGAACTTTGGTCGATTTTCCAGTTTCTCAATCCGGGATATCTGGGCACAGCTTCATCGTTCCGCCAGCGGTATACGGGACTGGGGCCATCCGAAGAAAATGCAGCCTCCTTGCGTGAGCTTCATCGACTGGTATCTCCATTCATGCTGCGCAGGTTGAAAAGTGATCCGGATATTCGCAAGGATCTGCCAGAGAAGCTTGAACTGAAATCTTACTGTTCTCTGACTCCTGAGCAGACGGTGTTGTACCAGCGTGTGGTGGATGATTTGATGGGTGGTCTGGACGGCAGAAATGGCATTGCCCGGAAGGGGATTGTTCTGTCCTCTCTGACCAAGCTCAAGCAGATCTGTGATCATCCGGTGCTGGCGGACAGCAATCGGAAAGACCATGGCAAGGCAGAGGCATCCGGTAAGATGGAACGATTGCTTGAACTGCTGGACGCCATCCGTGATAACGGGGAATCGGCCCTGATTTTCACGCAGTATGTTGCTATGGGAGATCTGTTGGTGTCGAGATTGAAACAGCGATATGAGGAAGAACCTTATTTCCTGCATGGTGGTGTGTCGAAGGCGCAACGGGATGAGATGGTGGAGACTTTCCAAAAAGGAGAGGGCCCGTCCATGTTTGTTCTGTCTCTTCGTGCCGGAGGTGTAGGTCTGAATCTGACACGGGCGAGTCATGTCGTTCACTATGACCGGTGGTGGAATCCTGCGGTTGAAAATCAGGCGACGGACCGTGTATTCCGAATCGGGCAGAATCGCAACGTGCAAGTGCATAAGTTGATCTGTCAGGGAACACTGGAGGAACGGATTGATGAGCTGATTGAGAGCAAGAAGGCACTCTCCGAGCAGGTTGTTGGTTCAGGTGAGAACTGGCTGACTGAGATGTCGGATGATGAGCTGCGTGGCCTGATTTCTCTTCAGGGCGAGACGTGGCTGTGACCCTGAACATTCAGGGGAATATAGATGTTGAGAAAGGGGGATTGTTGTGAGCGAAAAATGGAAGATCGAGCTGCATATGTCCCCCGGTGGATGGACAGCAGAAGTAAATACAGCAGCGGATGCGGCGGGGCAGGAAGCGCACGCTTCCGCTGAGGCAGGTAAGACCGGAACAGCCGTTGCAGGCGTGTTCACGGTCACGGGAACGCCGGCGCGACTGAGCGAAGCCGAGCGCGAGGCTGTGCTGGCTCAGCTGCGCAAGCGCCCGCTGACGCTGTACGCCCTGCTGCGCGGCGGCCCGGCGCCCGAGGAGCTTGCCGGTCTGCTGCCGGCTGCGCAAGCGCCCGAGGGCTCGCCAGGCGCAGCAACGGCCAGCGCAGCCGTGGCGTGCACCTGTGGCCGCCCGAACTGCGCGCATGCCGCGGCCGCTGAGCACGCCGTAGCCGCGCGCCTCGCGGCCGAGCCGCTGCTGCAGCTGGCGCACGCCGGCCTGCCGCGCGAAGCGCTGCTCGCCGGCGTGCTGGGGGCATGGGCGGAGGAACTCGCCCATGATCCCAGCGGCCCCGGCCGCGCAGCGGAACGGCTGGCCGCCCGCAAGTGCGGGGCGGCGAAGGCGGCGCGGCCGTTGGCGAGTGGATCGCCGAGGCCGCCGCGGACGGCGCCATGCATCAGCCGGGGCCAGGCTTTGGCGCCGTTGAGGTGCGCCTCACGCAGCCGGGCAAGCCGCCGGCCTTGCCGGAGCTGACGGCGCTGCTGCCGGGCGTGCCGGCCACCGCAGGGCTGGATTTGATCCGCGAGCGTGTAGCCGCGCGGATGTGGCAGGCTGTCCAGAAGAAGACGGACAGCCCGGCAACCAAATGATACACCCATCAGAGCGGGGGAGATCTCAGATCACCTCTGCTTGTTTGTATTGCAGCATGTTGCATGATTCAATTCATTTTATTTCCGCGGGAATGCTGCTCTAAAAGTCCAAAAAACGATCATACAGGCTGTACAACCCGTATATGTTCATGAAGATCTCTTCTAAAGGAGGTCTTTACCGGTGGAGCTTCGCAGCCAATTAAGGTATACTTTCGCAGGGAACATTGCACGCAGACAACTAGACAACATTTATATTATTGCGATAGGAGTTTTTACATGAAATCACGTACAGGAAGACAGCGCCGCATGGTGGTTATGCTGTCCTCATTGATGATATGCGGAGCATTGCTTGCCGCGTGCCAGAACGGTTCAGGCACAGAGGAGAGCCAGAATCCGAATGGAACAGGTAACGCACAACAGGAGTCGGACGGCACAACGGTACATTTTACCGAGGACAAGGGATCGGACGGTGACAATGCTGGCGGGGATGATACATTATCTTCTGGCAACAGCGGTGAAGGCACGGATAGCGAGTCTGGGAATGCATCGGCTGGCGAAGAGCAGGGTTCTTCAGACGATGGTAACGGAGCGACAGCGGAAGATCCATTGATGGAGAAACGCAGCATCAGCGCACTGCAAACAACAATTGACGCAGAAGCTGTGGTGACCAATGCCACATCTATGACGGTCATTGTGAACAAACAACGCAGTCTGCCTGAAGGGTACGAGCCGGACGATCTGGTGGAACCTAATGTACCGTTCTCCTTCGATGAACCTCACGAGAAGCGGCATATGCGCAAGGAAGCGGCGGAGGCACTGGAGAAGTTGTTTGCAGGTGCAAAAGCGGATGGCATTGAGCTTCGTGCGGTGTCTGGTTATCGTTCATATCAGCGTCAGGTGTCCATCTACAACAACAATGTCAAAACCAAAGGTCAGGAATACACGGATCGTGTAAGCTCTGTTCCAGGCAGAAGCGAACATCAGACCGGTCTTGCTATTGATGTATCCAGTCCGAGTGTGGGCAATGTGCTGGAAGAGGTATTCGGCACATCGAAGGAAGGCCAGTGGTTGGCTGAACACGCTGCAGAATATGGATACGTCATCCGTTATCTGAAAGGTGAAGAAGATACCACAGGTTACGTCTATGAGCCTTGGCATATCCGGTACATCGGTACAGATTTGGCACCGGATGTGGCGAAGAGTGGGTTAACTCTGGAAGAATACTTCGATGAGGCTAATATCAAGTTGTAATTCAGGAGCTTCATTTCTTAAATAAAAAACTCTAATTTTCCTAAAATCCCCGAATGAACCGCTCTTGATCTAACAATGGGCAATCATTCAGGGGATTTTTTTCTGTGCAATAATGTTAATGGAGTTAAGATAGAATTAAACTTCATTCCATTGTCTGAGATGATGGGGGACTGATATAATTCATGTTTAATCAGATGAGATAAATACAACCAAAGCGAGGGACGAGAGAATGAGCAGACAGCAGGTTTTTACCGGCTCCCCATGGGAACCGTTGGTGGGATATTGCCGTGCTATCCGTGTGGGGAACCGAATCGAAGTGGCGGGTACAACCGCGATGCAAGATGGTGTAGTTGTTGGGGCAGGTGATCCGTATGCACAGACAAGATTCATTTTGCAGACAATCGAGAATGCACTGAAAGAATTGGGGGCTGACATGTCGCATGTCGTTAGAACCCGAATGTTTGTGACCGATATCTCCAGGTGGGAGGAAGTTGGCAAGGCCCACGGTGAATATTTTGGACAGATTCAGCCTGTAGCCACCATGGTTGAAGTTAGCGCACTCATTGATCCCTTGTTGATGGTTGAGATTGAAGTGGAAGCGATTGTTGAAGAAGCAGTCCAAGCCGATTGATCTGGCGATCTCGTTTATCGTGAAGATTTTCTAAGGAACTCAGGACGTCTTATTTGGCCCTCAGGTCTTCTTCTTAAAATGTAAGGAACATCAGGCACGTTATTTTCCGAATTACCCTGACAAAAACGCTGTAAACAGCTGTTTATTCACACATAGCGTGGCTGAGATTCCTTAGGTTTTTACAGGCACTTCAAATCCTTGAATAAGACGTCTCAGATTCGTTAGCGCTAATTCTGCTTGCTCTTACATTCCGTATGCAGCGCATGTTTTATTCAGGGGCATGTCGTATACAGCGTACGTTGCAAGTGCCTGCTCCGGACAAGTTCAGGTGCGCTTCGCTTTGGAACAAGTTTGAAGGCACGATCCAAAAAACCAAAAACCAAAAACCAAAAACCAAAAACCAAAAACCAAAAACCAAAAACCAAAAACCAAAAACCAAAAACCAAAAACCAAAAACCAAAAACCAATAACCTTACCCATGCCTGTCGGAAGACAAGCGGATAAGGTTATTTTTATTGACTTCGCTGTGGCTGGACATTATGATGCGCCGCCTTCCTGATACCAAGCCAAGATATGCATGCGGTTAGCAACATAGAACATATGCCTCAGCTCAACCAGTCGCGTTTACTAGTCGATTTATTTCGCTTCTAGTTGTTCTGCTGGTGTCTCAACGACCACTTTCCATGCCGTTCCGATTGGAGGCAGACTGCGTGTTAGCATAGGGCTGTAGAAAACGATGACTTTAGTTCCTTTAGTCAGTTCTTCGGCCTTTACCGTTTCGCCTTCGTGATTCACGAGCAGCGTATCTTTAGCGATATTCAGCACGACATGGTCAGGAGCCGTCTCAGATAAACGTGTACCTGTGATCTCAATCTGTGAGATGCCGCCTTCAGTTGTTGTTACATTTTCAATCGTACCGGCAGTACCCAGTACCTCTTTAGGTTGTGCCTCAGATGCTGCAGCCGCATCCAGTACAGTAACTTTATAGGTAGGCGTTTGAGGTGGCAGACTGCGGGTAGTGATCATTGAATGCTCAGCTTCCACGTTCATGCCAATGGCCAGATCAGTCAGTGCAATCTCTTTCCCCTCAACGGAGATGAATTTCGTCTCATCGCTCAAATTGAGCACAATACCATCCGTACCTGCACCGCCAATCTGGATGGACTTATATTTGTCCTGGTTCGAGATTCTGGTAATTACACCACGTTCCGTAACCGTCTTCACGTCCTCTTCACTGGAGATCGTCACCTGATTTCCTGTTGTGTTCACTTGTCCATGGAGTACCTTTTCGGCAAAAGAAGCCGGTACATACAACGTGCCGCCTGTGATTTCGGGTGCTGTACCCAGCGTGAGCAGCATTTTATTTACGGAATATTGATCTTTGCCTGTGATTACCTGTGTCCAGAGAACACCTCGCGTCAGTTCTGCGGTTTTATTTTCTTTATGCCACTTCAGTTCAATACCCAGTGCTTCGGTAAGATCACGCAGTGGAATCATGGCTACTTTGCCATCCTTGTTCCAATAACCATCGGAGATGGATGCACCATTCACGGATACGTTTACTGCACCAGCTGCGTTACTATCTGCTGAAATGGATGTTTGATGGACTGGTTGTGTGTTGTCCAGTGTTGCTGCATAAGCGGCTCCACCACCCAATGCCATGGATAGGGCCATCAGCGCACTTACTTTTTTCATGTTGTTATTCATCAATATTCATCCCTTCTAATCTTTGTAATGTCGCGGTAAAATCTTCCTTAGGGCCACGCTTCAAGTTAATAGACGGGACATATCGTCTCAGTGTTGCAGTTGGCATGCAATGAATCTAAGCGGTATGTTAGTTAAGATTTGAAATATCGCTTGTATTGCAGGTTATCCGCAGCAGGATTAGGTTAATTTCAGGTAAGTGGCCGAACCTTTTTCCTATTTCATACTCAAGTACGAGGAGGAACCGATTAGATGAGTGATATGTTAGTAGCGCTCTATCGTTTACCGGAGCAAGAGAGTGGACTGAGAAAGCTGGAGGAATCCTCCATTGTGATTCGAAGAGCCATTGCCCCAGAGAAGCAGCTTGTACTGGATTGGGTGAGGTCACATTTTAGCCAGGCTTGGGTGGATGAATGTGAGGTCGCTTTTGCACGTCAGCCCGTGTCCTGTTATATTGCCGTTGAGCATGGAAAAATGATCGGATTTGCCTGTTACGAAGCGACATGCAGGAACTTCTTTGGACCGACAGGCGTGAGCCAGGATGCACGGGGCAAAGGTGTAGGCACAGCCCTGTTACTGGCTTGTATGCATGCGATGAAGGCGGACGGTTACGGGTATGCCATTATCGGATCAGCGGGACCTGTGGATTTCTATGCCCGAACGCTGGGTGCTGTGAAGATTGAAAATTCAACGCCGGGTATTTACGAAGGCATGCTGCGGGCAGACTAGACGATAGTGATGTTGTGGAAGTTGTGGAAAAGGAAGGGAGGACGATGATGAGCACGAAACAAATGCTGCACATTGGAATGATCGGTACAGGATCCATCTCGGATCTTCATATGAGGTGTTATGCCAAAAATGAGGATGCTGTCATCTATGCCATCTGTGATCTGAACGAAGAGCGGGCTAAGGCTGCGGCACAGAAGTATGATGCCCAATCGGTGTATACCGATTATCGGGAGATGCTGGAGGACCCGCATGTGGATGCTGTAAGTATCTGTACCTGGAACAATACACACGCGGAATTCGCCATTGCTGCACTGGAGGCAGGCAAGCATGTGTTGCTGGAGAAACCGGTGGCAACCAATGTGGAAGATGCACTGCGGATTGAAGAAGCGGTGAAGAAGAGCGGACGTACCTTTATCGTTGGATTTGTGCGTCGGTATGACAACAATATGCAGATGATGCGCAGATTCATAGATGCCGGAGAGTTTGGTGAATTGTATTATGCCAAAGCTTCCATTCTGCGTCGTCACGGTAATCCAGGCGGTTGGTTCGCTGACAAAAGCCGTTCCGGCGGAGGTCCCCTGATTGATCTGGGCGTACATATCATTGACCAATGCTGGTATCTGATGGGCAAGCCCAAGCCTGTTTCCGTCAGCGGTAATACGTATCGGAAGCTGGGCAATCGTGCCCATATCGAACATCTTTCTTTTTACAAAGCAGCCGACTACAGCGCAGCTGTGAATGACGTGGAAGATATGGCGAATGCACTCATTCGGTTTGAAAACGGAGCTTCGCTAGTGGTGGATGTAAGCTTTACCCTGCATGCACGCGGAGATGAATCATCAGTGAAAATATACGGCGAGCGTGGTGGATTCGAACTGGAGCCGGAGACACTGATCGTCACGGAGAAAAATAACACCATCCTGAATATTGAACCCCAGACGGACAATACGGGTCTCCATATTCATAGTGCATTTCAGAACCAGATTGACCACTTTGTGGATTGTTGCCTGAACGGTACAGAACCGATCAGTCCCATTGCGGATGGGGTGGCTTCGACACGTATGCTGTGCGGAATCTACGAATCCGCTGAGAAAGGGCAGGAGATTCGTCTGGATTGAGTCTGGTTTACATGGCAGTTGTCCTTCATCATATTAAAAAGCATGCGTCTTCCGCGTGATCTGCGGTTACGCATGCTTTTTGGCATCAGGTCATTTATTCAGTGGTGAATTCTCGTATCCAGGGTCATCATAATCCGTATCCTGCAGCCTTGGAAGCACGTTCATGCTCTCAATAGCCTGCCGGGTATCCGGCGTGCCATGGTCATACAGAAAGGTGTACAGCAGAGTCATACCATCTGAAAATTGCTCTGTTGCCTCATCGTGGTCTGCCGATTTGTAGGGTACGGGAGCCCGTTGCAACGTGTAGGCATCGTCATCCTCCAGCACCTTCATCAGGTCTTTTAATCGGCCCAACTGTTCGTCATCCACCAACACCTCAAAGGGTGTAGATTCGTTCTTTGTTCGTTCAATCAGGTTATGAGTTACCGATACATACAGATGTTGTTTGCCGTCCTGCATAAGCCAACCCCCATTCTGAAATGGAAAAAAGACGCTTCTACTGTTAATAAACAGCAAAAAGCGCCCTGAAACGAGCTATAACTGTATCCCATATCGTTTATTTCCCGAATCTCCCCGTTACGGGAACCTGGCGGGTACCGGCCTCCATCGATCCTGAACACAGGGGACAGGCGGGAGGACCCGATGATGCCTTCTTGGTTGCTTTTGAAGGCACAGCCGGCTTCTGTCTTAGCCACGCTTTACAGGTGGATGAACTGCATTTCCAGACCGCAACGGTCTCTGTGCGCTCAGGATTACCTGAGCCTGAACCTGAACTGTGAGACTGTAAACGGGAGGAACTCGCAGCGGTTGGACTTATACCTGTGGTACTGAACGCCTTATGATTGCGAATCTCCCCACTACCACGCCGTTCACCAAGGCGATCCTCATCACGTTCGTTGTGGACCTCGAAGTCACGACGGTCACTGTGGCTGATGGCACGGCGTTGTGCCACATCCCGACCTTCGGAACGGGCACCCGATCCCGAGCGGGCACCCGATCCATTACCTTTACCATATGAAGCCTGGCTGCTCGTCCGGCTCTCTTCACGAGGTTTACGTTTGTCCGGAACTTCCATGCCGAAGGCTTCCAGCAGGAAGCGGGACACATCCGCTGGTTTTCCGTGATGGCTCGCCGGTGAAGTGACATACAAGTACTGCTTGGCCCGTGTGATGGCAACATAGGCGAGCCTGCGCTCTTCCTCCAGCGCCATGTCCAGTTCGGCGTCTGTCTGTTGCATAGCAAGCGCGGCTTTCTGATCTTCGGGGATATCCTGGCGAAGTGCTGTACTGTGAGGCACAATGCCTTCACTGGCTCCGATCCAGTACACACAAGGGAACTCCAGTCCTTTGGCCCGGTGAATGGTCATCAACTGCACTGCGTCACTGTCCTGTGCGCGGCGTAAAGATTCCATCTCCCGGTGTCTGCGGGATAACTCGTCGGCGAACTGGATGAACTCTTCCACCGTTTCGAATTTTTTGACGGCAGCTTCGAATTCATCCAGGGTTTCCAGCATCGTTTCCTTATAATGGGTGAAGATGCTGGGATCACCACTTTCCATATACTTGTCGTAGAACTGCCTGCGCATTTCCTGAATGGCGATGATAGGCTTTAGTTTGTGCAGTGATTTGATCAGCTTGATGCGCTCCTTGACCTGCTCCTGCTGGAATGGTTTCAGCTTGTCCCATTTCACCAGATGGATGAGTGGATATTTCTTCGCCTGTTGTTGTTCGCAGCGCTGTATCCATTCCAGGCCAGCATCCCGTGAAACGTAGAGCGGTCCCAGCGCACTGGGAAGAGCATCCATGGCTCGTGGATCAAGAGACAGACGCAGATGATCCATCAGGGGCCTGATGAGAGACTGGTCGTAGAACACCGGGGAGGCACCATGCTGTACAAAAGGTACATCTTTCAACACAAGCTGCTCGAATACAGCCCGGCTGCTGCTTGCAGTCCGGTGAAGAATCGCAATATCACGATAGGTGTGCTGCCCTTCTTCAACTTGTTGGCAGAGCTGATTCACGACCCATGCCGCTTCTTCCTCCGCATTGGATGGTGTGGCAAAACGCGGCGCATCTCCGCGGTTTCCGGCGGCACGCAGCCGTTTGTTACGTCTGCGTTTATTGCGGGCGACCAGTTCACTTCCGAGTCCCAGAATGCGTGCATCACTGCGATAATTGATATCCAGCGTCACAATGCGTGCACCGGGGTATACTTTATCGAATTCCAAAATCGATTCCTGGCGTGCGCCATTAAAGGTATAGATCGTCTGGTCATCATCTCCAACAACCATCAGGTTGCGGTGGGCGGAAGCCAGTTTTTGCACAATCTCATATTGCAGATGGTTGGTATCCTGGAACTCATCCACCATAATGTACTGAAAACGTTTCTGAAGCGGCCCCAGGACAGCGGGGTCACGAAGCAGAGCGGCTGCGCGCAGTAAAATATCGTCAAAGTCCATTTTGCCCCGCTCCTGCTTCCAAGCTTCGTAACCAAGCAGAACACGCTTGGCATCGCGTTCTTCCTGTGACTTTTCAGGCAGGTCGGTTGTTTCCGATCCTTGCATCTTCCACGCGGACAGCATCGCCAGCAAACTTTCAGGCTGGAAGGCTTCACTCATGCCATTTTGCCGCAAAAGCATCTTGAGCACCGTATGCTGAGCCCGTGACTCGCCAAAAATCTCTTCCTGTACGCCATAATGACGCAGCAATGTCAGCGCAAAAGAGTGGAAGGTGCGAGCCTGCACGGCTCTTGCGGCGGCCGGACGTATACCCGGCAATGCGGCGATCCGGTCTTTCATCTCGGTGGCGGCTTTGTTGGTGAACGTCACCAGCAGGATACTGCCTGCATGTACGCCGCTGACCTCTATGAGGTAGCCGGCTCTTGCAGCCAACACAGTAGTTTTGCCGCAACCGGCTCCAGCAAGCGTCAGAATCGGTCCTCTGCCATGGCGGACAGCCGAGATTTGTGGAGCGTTTAACTTGATGCCTGCCTCTTCAAGAGAACGAAAATAAAAGGCATCCTGTTGATCATTGCCCACGAGTTGCCGACTGGTCTCCAGCGGAGCAGACGGGGACTGGGGCAGGGATGCCGCCGGGGTAACCCCGAGCGGACGGGGGTAGAACGTTGAGTTCGGACTTAACATGTTTCATCCACCTCTGTATGCATTCAGGGATAGGACTATCCCAGCTAAAAGTAAACCATTTGCCCTTTTCACAATCGCATTGTAAATTGGTATGATAGAGTTAGTCGCCTAATCAGGCGGTTAAGTATGGTCAAAGCTTCATTATACCCGAACGTATGGTCTTGACGAAAGCCCCCGATTTCATCCAGTATCGGTATAAAACGGGCACCTGCACGAGATTACGCAACTTTTTGGCATGATATCGTATAAGTTATATGCCTGAGCATTTTGCATGAAGGATGTAATATGCTAATTTACTACTAAATAGAAATGATAATATGGGTTTTGACGGGACAGAGGAGGAATGGTCATGAAACTGCTTCAACGCATCAAAGACGGAGCGAACAAAGCAACAGAGCGTGCCCAGCACGCCGTTGAGATTGGAAAACTGAACAACCAGATTGTGGGCTTGCAACAGGAACAGGAAGTCCATTTTACAGATATGGGTCGCATCTTCTATGAGGGCTATCGGGCACAGGATATGACGCGTGCAGAAAAAGAGATGGTGGATCTGTCGCAGCTCTGCGACGAATTGCAGGACGAGATTGATGGTCTGCGCAACAAGATTGCACAGCTGAAGAATGAACGGTTGTGCGAGTGTGGGCATGTCGCTTCCCTAGATGCCAACTTCTGTCCTAAATGTGGACGCAAGTTGGGTGAACTCAAGACAGCAGCACCTACAGTAGGAGCTGCAGGAGTTGCAAAAGCGACCACAGCTGCGAGACAAGAGGCAGCTGTAACTCAAACCCAAAATCCGGAGCCGGACTTCTACGATGCGCCAGCTGAATTGGAACTGGAGGAAGACGAGCCGTATCACACGGTCATTCCTTCCATAGCCGATCTGGAGACGGAATCAGAATATAACAGTACGGAATTTACGCAGGAAGAAAAGGAAGCGTTCGATGCAGAGTGGGAACGTCGCAGAGATGAAGAGATGCAACGGGAACGTGAGCGTCAGCAGGAGCTGGACGAACGCATCCGCTACTGGAAAGAAAATAACCCGATTGTGAACACGGTGGACGTACAGACCGAAGTGTCACGCGAAATGGTGAATTGTCAGATTTGTGCAGCCGAGCTGCCCAAAGGTTCGAAGTGGTGCCCGCGCTGTGGTGCTGAACAGATCTGATCTGATGCAGTAGAAGCACTGCCGCATCAGTGTGAGGCAGTGTGGGTTGCTGACAGCATGGGGGGACGGGAATATGGACCAACTGCTGCATCATTTGCGTCATCTCGGGTTTACAGAGATGGAATCTAAAATTATGGTGGAACTCGCCCGCCAGGGATCAGCCTCAGGATATGAGGTTGCGAAGCGGCTGGGCGTGTCCCGTTCCAATGTATATGCGACCCTGCAACGGCTGGAACAACGTGGTTTCCTGCGGTGTAGCCCGGGGGAGCCTGCGAAGTATAGTGTGTTGAAGCCTGAGGAGATGACGCGTATGATCTCGGATCAGATGCGTACCTCTCTGGATTATGTCCAGAGCAGCATGCCCAAGAGCGAACCGGAGAAGCCTGTCTTCTATAACATTGAGGGTGACAAAAATGTGTTTGAGAATCTGAGCCGTGAATTGGCTGAGGCTCAGCATGAGATTGTTGTAGATGTCTGGCGTGAAGAGGCAGAGCTGCTGCGTCATGATTTACAGCAGGCTGAAGCTCGGGGTGTGCGGCTGTTATGGTCGTGTGATGGTGGTGAAGGCATGCTTGATCAGCCTGTCCCTTGGCCGGGTTTGCCTTTGTACGGCACAGGTAATGGTCGGAAATTTTCCCTGGTGGTCGATCGCCGCTGGTGCATGCTGGGCATGCGCGGGGAATCATGCGCCACACAGGCAGTGGTGACGGAGCATCCGGTAATGACCGGACTGCTACTGAATCATTTTGCTCAAGAGCTGGTGTTGTACGAACTGGAACAGGATATGGGGGAGGAACTGGAGTCCCGCTATGGGCACCGGTACGAAGAACTCTCTGCGCGTTATTGGTCTTCTCCTTCAGGAGAGGGTGACCAGAGTTAGACAGATCGGCGACTAATTCACCTCTGATGGAGTGAACATGCCAGCACAAAGGTATCTTTCTTAATCTCGATGAACGAATAATTCTGTTGCGTACATAAAGCAGGCGCTGCCGGAGAGGCAGACGCCTGTTTATGCTG
The window above is part of the Paenibacillus sp. 1781tsa1 genome. Proteins encoded here:
- a CDS encoding zinc ribbon domain-containing protein; this encodes MKLLQRIKDGANKATERAQHAVEIGKLNNQIVGLQQEQEVHFTDMGRIFYEGYRAQDMTRAEKEMVDLSQLCDELQDEIDGLRNKIAQLKNERLCECGHVASLDANFCPKCGRKLGELKTAAPTVGAAGVAKATTAARQEAAVTQTQNPEPDFYDAPAELELEEDEPYHTVIPSIADLETESEYNSTEFTQEEKEAFDAEWERRRDEEMQRERERQQELDERIRYWKENNPIVNTVDVQTEVSREMVNCQICAAELPKGSKWCPRCGAEQI
- a CDS encoding copper amine oxidase N-terminal domain-containing protein, which translates into the protein MNNNMKKVSALMALSMALGGGAAYAATLDNTQPVHQTSISADSNAAGAVNVSVNGASISDGYWNKDGKVAMIPLRDLTEALGIELKWHKENKTAELTRGVLWTQVITGKDQYSVNKMLLTLGTAPEITGGTLYVPASFAEKVLHGQVNTTGNQVTISSEEDVKTVTERGVITRISNQDKYKSIQIGGAGTDGIVLNLSDETKFISVEGKEIALTDLAIGMNVEAEHSMITTRSLPPQTPTYKVTVLDAAAASEAQPKEVLGTAGTIENVTTTEGGISQIEITGTRLSETAPDHVVLNIAKDTLLVNHEGETVKAEELTKGTKVIVFYSPMLTRSLPPIGTAWKVVVETPAEQLEAK
- a CDS encoding GNAT family N-acetyltransferase, translated to MSDMLVALYRLPEQESGLRKLEESSIVIRRAIAPEKQLVLDWVRSHFSQAWVDECEVAFARQPVSCYIAVEHGKMIGFACYEATCRNFFGPTGVSQDARGKGVGTALLLACMHAMKADGYGYAIIGSAGPVDFYARTLGAVKIENSTPGIYEGMLRAD
- a CDS encoding RidA family protein: MSRQQVFTGSPWEPLVGYCRAIRVGNRIEVAGTTAMQDGVVVGAGDPYAQTRFILQTIENALKELGADMSHVVRTRMFVTDISRWEEVGKAHGEYFGQIQPVATMVEVSALIDPLLMVEIEVEAIVEEAVQAD
- a CDS encoding TrmB family transcriptional regulator, yielding MDQLLHHLRHLGFTEMESKIMVELARQGSASGYEVAKRLGVSRSNVYATLQRLEQRGFLRCSPGEPAKYSVLKPEEMTRMISDQMRTSLDYVQSSMPKSEPEKPVFYNIEGDKNVFENLSRELAEAQHEIVVDVWREEAELLRHDLQQAEARGVRLLWSCDGGEGMLDQPVPWPGLPLYGTGNGRKFSLVVDRRWCMLGMRGESCATQAVVTEHPVMTGLLLNHFAQELVLYELEQDMGEELESRYGHRYEELSARYWSSPSGEGDQS
- a CDS encoding D-alanyl-D-alanine carboxypeptidase family protein — translated: MKSRTGRQRRMVVMLSSLMICGALLAACQNGSGTEESQNPNGTGNAQQESDGTTVHFTEDKGSDGDNAGGDDTLSSGNSGEGTDSESGNASAGEEQGSSDDGNGATAEDPLMEKRSISALQTTIDAEAVVTNATSMTVIVNKQRSLPEGYEPDDLVEPNVPFSFDEPHEKRHMRKEAAEALEKLFAGAKADGIELRAVSGYRSYQRQVSIYNNNVKTKGQEYTDRVSSVPGRSEHQTGLAIDVSSPSVGNVLEEVFGTSKEGQWLAEHAAEYGYVIRYLKGEEDTTGYVYEPWHIRYIGTDLAPDVAKSGLTLEEYFDEANIKL
- a CDS encoding UvrD-helicase domain-containing protein, whose protein sequence is MLSPNSTFYPRPLGVTPAASLPQSPSAPLETSRQLVGNDQQDAFYFRSLEEAGIKLNAPQISAVRHGRGPILTLAGAGCGKTTVLAARAGYLIEVSGVHAGSILLVTFTNKAATEMKDRIAALPGIRPAAARAVQARTFHSFALTLLRHYGVQEEIFGESRAQHTVLKMLLRQNGMSEAFQPESLLAMLSAWKMQGSETTDLPEKSQEERDAKRVLLGYEAWKQERGKMDFDDILLRAAALLRDPAVLGPLQKRFQYIMVDEFQDTNHLQYEIVQKLASAHRNLMVVGDDDQTIYTFNGARQESILEFDKVYPGARIVTLDINYRSDARILGLGSELVARNKRRRNKRLRAAGNRGDAPRFATPSNAEEEAAWVVNQLCQQVEEGQHTYRDIAILHRTASSSRAVFEQLVLKDVPFVQHGASPVFYDQSLIRPLMDHLRLSLDPRAMDALPSALGPLYVSRDAGLEWIQRCEQQQAKKYPLIHLVKWDKLKPFQQEQVKERIKLIKSLHKLKPIIAIQEMRRQFYDKYMESGDPSIFTHYKETMLETLDEFEAAVKKFETVEEFIQFADELSRRHREMESLRRAQDSDAVQLMTIHRAKGLEFPCVYWIGASEGIVPHSTALRQDIPEDQKAALAMQQTDAELDMALEEERRLAYVAITRAKQYLYVTSPASHHGKPADVSRFLLEAFGMEVPDKRKPREESRTSSQASYGKGNGSGARSGSGARSEGRDVAQRRAISHSDRRDFEVHNERDEDRLGERRGSGEIRNHKAFSTTGISPTAASSSRLQSHSSGSGSGNPERTETVAVWKCSSSTCKAWLRQKPAVPSKATKKASSGPPACPLCSGSMEAGTRQVPVTGRFGK
- a CDS encoding Gfo/Idh/MocA family protein — translated: MSTKQMLHIGMIGTGSISDLHMRCYAKNEDAVIYAICDLNEERAKAAAQKYDAQSVYTDYREMLEDPHVDAVSICTWNNTHAEFAIAALEAGKHVLLEKPVATNVEDALRIEEAVKKSGRTFIVGFVRRYDNNMQMMRRFIDAGEFGELYYAKASILRRHGNPGGWFADKSRSGGGPLIDLGVHIIDQCWYLMGKPKPVSVSGNTYRKLGNRAHIEHLSFYKAADYSAAVNDVEDMANALIRFENGASLVVDVSFTLHARGDESSVKIYGERGGFELEPETLIVTEKNNTILNIEPQTDNTGLHIHSAFQNQIDHFVDCCLNGTEPISPIADGVASTRMLCGIYESAEKGQEIRLD